Within Pirellulales bacterium, the genomic segment TCAGCAAATCATGTCTCTGGAGAACGCCGCGCTCCCTCCTAACTTCGCCCCTGCCACGATCGTTAACCTCAATCCGGCCGGCACTCCATCCCAACTGACGATCGGCACGGGCAGCGCCGACAAATCGTCAACAACATTCTCGGGGTCTATCGTCGGCGCTGGTGGAAACATCGTTCTCAACAAGGGTCCGAACGGCAGGCTCGCGCTCTCAGGCGCCAATACTTACTCCGGCAGTACGTCCGTTAACGGAGGCACGCTTCAGGTCACCGGCTCGCTCGCCCGCAACGGTTCTAATACGACGTTCATCTCTGCGGGAACCGATTTCACCCTCGCGTCGCTTATCCGTCGAGTTCAGCCCGGCGGTTCTTATGCTGGACTTGGTGCGACAGCCGGTGGAATCGCGATTGGAAGCATGGCCGACATTCGAGCTGGCAAGAATAAAAACGCCACGTTTCGCGATGTGGCCATGCAGTGGCGCGTCCACAATACCGCTAGCGACGGTCCTGGGCTGATCAGCGACGTGTTGAATTTGAGCGGGATGTCGTCTAACGCAGGGGGACATGTCCAGACCGACGCATTCGCACTACAGATGACTTACAGCACGTCCGCGTTGGACACCCGTGAGAGTTCGTTGGCTGCGGATGGATTGATTGATTTGGCGTGGCTCAATTCTACGCTCAATCAGCCGTTCGGCATTTGGCAGAATGCGACGATGGGCAATTTCGGAGCAGGTTTGTCCGGCGACGTCTTCCACAACTACCAGGGGTCATGGGATACATTCGCGGCAGCGAACTTAGTTACCGACTCGAACGTCGGCAACTTCCTCGGGAGCTACGGCGTTGATATTGCCAGTCGCACGGTCTGGGCGATCGTGAATCACAACAGCCAGTTCGCCGTCGTGCCGGAACCGTCGAGCCTGATTTTGCTGGCAATCGGCGGACTGGTGGCGGGTGTTGCTTTGGTCTATCGGCGACGGTGCTCGTCTTGGTCGTCATTGCTCGCGCAGTTGTCCCCGCCGGCCCCGTCACCCCGCCCCTGTCCTGTTCGACGAGGCTCACGGAAATCCGCCAAGGGACAGGGAGAGGGAGAGATCGCCAGGGCCTTTATTTCTTTAAGATGAGCGGTCGCCCATTGTAGGTCCCGCATGCCGGGCGGGACCTTCAATTGCCGGAATGGCAACGATTTGCACTTCAGGTGCCGCTCGGCAAGCGGCGCCTACTCCTTTTCCCATCGTGAAAAAATAAACGGCCCCGGAGAGATCACGGTCAACGTCTCGCCTGCTTGATCGCGGCCAACTGCTCGTGTTCCGGGAGCGCTTTGTAGAACGGGTCGAGGGGGAAGCAGCCGGAGATTAGGCCGTTGCGCGGGGCACTCGTGCATTCGCTGAAGGTGCGGCAAAGGCGTTTGCGGGCGAGTGGGCGGCCGGCGAGAACGTCGGCGGGGAATTCGGGATAGGCCAGCACCATTCGGCCGATGCCGATGAAGTCGGCCCCGCCGTCGCGAACCACGCGCTGGGCGACGTGTGCTAGCCATTCTTGAAGATAGCTGTAGCCGGAGCCGACGAGAATCAGGCGCGGATGGCGGGCCTTGAGCCAGGCCGTGGCGGCGATTTGCCGCGCGACGCCGACGAGCGGATCTTCCGGCGGCTCGTATCCGTCGGAGGGTGGGAACGCGGCGGGACGCAAGATGTGTGGATTGTAGTAGGGGCTGCCGGCGGAGGTGCACACCAGCTCGATCCCCAGTTGCTCCAAGAGAGCGAAGAATTCCGAGGTCTCACGCAAATCAACCGCGAGCCCCGTCGCGGCATCGGCGCCGAAGGCATAGCGGTACGGCTCGGTGGCCGGCGTCGGCACGCCGCGGCCGTCGGGTCCCTGCTGAAACGGGCGAAAGTCGAATAGGCTCACGCGCACGCCGATTTCCAGCCCCGGCGCCTCGGCCCGAATGCCGCCGACGATGTCGCGCAGGAATCGAGTCCGGTTTTCGAGGCTGCCGCCGTAGCGCCCCGGCCGATCGATGGCCGAGAGAAACTCGTGACCCAGATAGCTGTGACAGTGCTTCACATCGACGAACGCGAAGCCGGCCCGCTGGGCCAGCCGCGCGGCGGCCACGAAATCGTCCACCAAGCGAGCGATCTCGTCGTCGCTCAACACCGGCCGATCGTCATGCACGCCAAATCGCGCGTCAAGATACGGATGACGATAGACGATTCGCGGCTCGAGGCGGCGCTTATCGTTAGGGCGCGAGAAGCGCCCGGAGTGTGTCAGTTGCAGGCCGACCAGCAGATCGTCCGTTTTGCCGAAACGCTCGCGATGCACGCTTTCCAGTTCTTCGCGCAAGCTCACGACATCGGGGAGTGTTTCTTCGGTTAGCAGAAGCTGACTCGGGCTGTCGCGCCCATCGTGACGGACGGCAAACGCTTCGCCGCCCCAGATCAGCTTCGCGCCGCTGCGTCCGAAGTTCGCCCACCGCCGCCGCGTCAAAACCGTCGGCCGTCCGTCCGCCGTGCCGTCCCAACCTTCCATCGGCAGAATGGCGAACCGATTGCCGATCGTCCCGCGGGC encodes:
- a CDS encoding autotransporter-associated beta strand repeat-containing protein, whose protein sequence is QQIMSLENAALPPNFAPATIVNLNPAGTPSQLTIGTGSADKSSTTFSGSIVGAGGNIVLNKGPNGRLALSGANTYSGSTSVNGGTLQVTGSLARNGSNTTFISAGTDFTLASLIRRVQPGGSYAGLGATAGGIAIGSMADIRAGKNKNATFRDVAMQWRVHNTASDGPGLISDVLNLSGMSSNAGGHVQTDAFALQMTYSTSALDTRESSLAADGLIDLAWLNSTLNQPFGIWQNATMGNFGAGLSGDVFHNYQGSWDTFAAANLVTDSNVGNFLGSYGVDIASRTVWAIVNHNSQFAVVPEPSSLILLAIGGLVAGVALVYRRRCSSWSSLLAQLSPPAPSPRPCPVRRGSRKSAKGQGEGEIARAFISLR
- a CDS encoding NADH:flavin oxidoreductase, giving the protein MSFPRIATFKTIAAFRAHLAALRIELPLDEELASGPDSPLARPFPRARGTIGNRFAILPMEGWDGTADGRPTVLTRRRWANFGRSGAKLIWGGEAFAVRHDGRDSPSQLLLTEETLPDVVSLREELESVHRERFGKTDDLLVGLQLTHSGRFSRPNDKRRLEPRIVYRHPYLDARFGVHDDRPVLSDDEIARLVDDFVAAARLAQRAGFAFVDVKHCHSYLGHEFLSAIDRPGRYGGSLENRTRFLRDIVGGIRAEAPGLEIGVRVSLFDFRPFQQGPDGRGVPTPATEPYRYAFGADAATGLAVDLRETSEFFALLEQLGIELVCTSAGSPYYNPHILRPAAFPPSDGYEPPEDPLVGVARQIAATAWLKARHPRLILVGSGYSYLQEWLAHVAQRVVRDGGADFIGIGRMVLAYPEFPADVLAGRPLARKRLCRTFSECTSAPRNGLISGCFPLDPFYKALPEHEQLAAIKQARR